Proteins encoded in a region of the Zea mays cultivar B73 chromosome 2, Zm-B73-REFERENCE-NAM-5.0, whole genome shotgun sequence genome:
- the LOC103646183 gene encoding multiple C2 and transmembrane domain-containing protein 2-like, translated as MKLVVEISDAADLAPKDGTASCNPYVEVDFDDQRQRTATKPADRSPYWNQTLVFDVRDPARFPSLPIDVSVFHDRRLQDHNALRPQTFLGRVRINGASVAPSPQEAVLQRYPLEKRSFFSRVSGDIAIRIYLVGDDVNNESVQVPAPPNHHHHPQQQQQQQESVAAAAATGDPERMVRSAFAPQQPSAVEQPAAAGNGGDEHEARPPRIFRSVPAAEPRRATLHAVAAPPPPPGQTVVMPKPAASAPPGPAFGLVETKPPLPAKMGPRAAAAAAAKIASTYDMVEPMTYLYVSVVKARDLPNMDVTGALDPYVEVKLGNFKGVTKHLDKNPNPVWRQTFAFSREHLQSNLLEVAIKDKDMIKDDFVGRVLFDMTDIPQRVPPDSPLAPQWYRLADRSGEKLRHGEIMLAVWIGTQADEAFPEAWHSDAHSLPFEGLSNTRSKVYYSPKLAYLKVVAIAAQDVVPAGSEKGRPLAPVIAKIQLGWQVRRTRPGQPQGSANPVWNEEFMFVAADPFDEPLVVTVEERVAAGRDEPVGRVIIPVQLPSYVPRNDVAKSVEAKWFNLSRALTADEAAAGVTAAKALSEKTTFSSKIHLRLSLETAYHVLDESTHYSSDLQPSAKKLRKSPIGILELGILSARNLVPMKAKEGRLTDPYCVAKYGSKWVRTRTLLNTLAPQWNEQYTWEVFDPCTIVTVAVFDNGYVLGGGEGSKDQRIGKVRVRLSTLEIDRVYTHFYPLMTLTPGGLKKTGELHLAVRFTCTAWANMLGMYGKPLLPKMHYSHPISVLQLDYLRFQAMQMVAARLGRAEPPLRREVVEYMLDVDSHMFSLRRSKANFYRITSLFSGAVAVAKWMEGICKWKNPLTTVLVHVLFLILVCYPELILPTVFLYLFMIGMWNYRRRPRKPPHMDTVLSHAESGLVHPDELDEEFDTFPTSKPGDVVRMRYDRLRSVAGRVQTVVGDLATQGERAQALLSWRDPRATAIFIMLSLVVAVVLYVTPFQVVAVVLGLYLLRHPRFRSKQPSVPFNFYKRLPAKSDMLL; from the coding sequence ATGAAGCTCGTCGTCGAGATCTCCGACGCAGCCGACCTCGCCCCCAAGGACGGCACCGCCTCCTGCAACCCCTACGTAGAGGTGGACTTCGACGACCAGCGCCAGCGCACCGCCACCAAGCCCGCCGACCGCTCCCCGTACTGGAACCAGACGCTGGTCTTCGACGTCCGCGACCCCGCGCGCTTCCCTTCCCTCCCCATCGACGTCTCCGTCTTCCACGACCGACGCCTCCAGGACCACAACGCCCTCCGCCCACAGACCTTCCTCGGCCGCGTCCGCATCAACGGCGCCTCCGTCGCGCCGTCGCCACAGGAGGCGGTCCTGCAGAGGTACCCGCTCGAGAAACGGAGCTTCTTCTCACGCGTCTCGGGCGACATCGCGATCAGGATCTACCTCGTCGGAGATGATGTCAATAATGAAAGCGTACAGGTTCCTGCTCctcccaaccaccaccaccacccgcagcagcagcagcagcagcaggagtcGGTCGCGGCTGCTGCCGCCACCGGAGATCCCGAAAGGATGGTCAGGTCCGCCTTCGCACCACAGCAGCCGTCGGCGGTTGAGCAGCCAGCGGCAGCTGGGAACGGCGGGGATGAGCACGAGGCACGCCCTCCTCGCATCTTCCGCTCCGTGCCAGCAGCCGAGCCCCGCCGCGCGACGCTCCACGCTGTGGCCGCGCCTCCTCCCCCGCCCGGCCAGACGGTCGTCATGCCCAAACCCGCTGCCTCCGCCCCTCCCGGCCCCGCCTTCGGCCTGGTCGAGACCAAGCCGCCTCTGCCGGCCAAGATGGGCCCGcgcgcggccgccgccgccgccgccaagaTCGCGTCCACGTACGACATGGTGGAGCCGATGACGTACCTGTACGTGAGCGTGGTGAAGGCGCGCGACCTCCCCAACATGGACGTGACCGGCGCGCTGGACCCCTACGTGGAGGTGAAGCTGGGCAACTTCAAGGGCGTGACCAAGCACCTGGACAAGAATCCCAACCCGGTGTGGCGCCAGACCTTCGCCTTCTCCCGGGAGCACCTGCAGTCCAACCTGCTGGAGGTGGCCATCAAGGACAAGGACATGATCAAGGACGACTTCGTCGGCCGCGTCCTCTTCGACATGACCGACATCCCGCAGCGCGTGCCCCCCGACAGCCCGCTCGCGCCGCAGTGGTACCGCCTCGCCGACCGCTCCGGCGAGAAGCTGCGGCACGGCGAGATCATGCTGGCGGTGTGGATCGGCACGCAGGCCGACGAGGCGTTCCCGGAAGCCTGGCACTCGGACGCGCACTCGCTGCCCTTCGAGGGCCTCTCCAACACCAGGTCCAAGGTCTACTACTCGCCCAAGCTCGCCTACCTCAAGGTGGTGGCCATCGCGGCGCAGGACGTGGTCCCCGCCGGCTCAGAGAAGGGCCGCCCGCTGGCGCCCGTCATCGCCAAGATCCAGCTCGGCTGGCAGGTCCGCCGGACGCGTCCGGGGCAGCCGCAGGGCTCCGCCAACCCCGTGTGGAACGAGGAGTTCATGTTCGTGGCGGCAGATCCGTTCGACGAGCCGCTCGTGGTGACGGTGGAGGAGCGCGTGGCGGCGGGGCGCGACGAGCCCGTGGGCCGGGTGATCATCCCCGTCCAGTTGCCGTCGTACGTGCCCCGCAACGACGTGGCCAAGTCGGTGGAGGCCAAGTGGTTCAACCTGTCCCGCGCGCTGACGGCGGACGAGGCCGCGGCGGGCGTGACCGCCGCCAAGGCGCTGTCGGAGAAGACAACCTTCTCCAGCAAGATCCACCTGCGGCTGAGCCTGGAGACGGCGTACCACGTGCTGGACGAGTCGACGCACTACAGCAGCGACCTGCAGCCGTCGGCCAAGAAGCTGCGCAAGTCCCCTATCGGCATCCTGGAGTTGGGCATCCTGAGCGCGCGGAACCTGGTGCCCATGAAGGCCAAGGAAGGGCGGCTGACGGACCCCTACTGCGTGGCCAAGTACGGGTCCAAGTGGGTGCGCACCAGGACGCTGCTCAACACGCTGGCGCCGCAGTGGAACGAGCAGTACACCTGGGAGGTGTTCGACCCCTGCACCATCGTCACCGTCGCCGTGTTCGACAACGGGTACGTCCTCGGCGGCGGCGAGGGCAGCAAGGACCAGAGGATCGGCAAGGTGCGCGTGCGGCTATCGACGCTGGAGATCGACCGCGTGTACACCCACTTCTACCCGCTGATGACGCTGACGCCCGGCGGGCTGAAGAAGACCGGCGAGCTGCACCTGGCGGTGCGGTTCACCTGCACGGCGTGGGCCAACATGCTGGGCATGTACGGCAAGCCGCTGCTGCCGAAGATGCACTACAGCCACCCCATCTCCGTGCTGCAGCTGGACTACCTCCGGTTCCAGGCGATGCAGATGGTGGCGGCGCGGCTGGGGCGCGCTGAGCCGCCGCTGCGGCGGGAGGTGGTGGAGTACATGCTGGACGTGGACTCGCACATGTTCAGCCTGCGGCGGAGCAAGGCCAACTTCTACCGGATCACCTCCCTCTTCTCGGGCGCCGTGGCGGTGGCGAAGTGGATGGAGGGCATCTGCAAGTGGAAGAACCCGCTGACGACGGTGCTGGTGCACGTGCTGTTCCTGATCCTGGTGTGCTACCCGGAGCTGATCCTGCCCACCGTGTTCCTGTACTTGTTCATGATCGGGATGTGGAACTACCGGCGGCGGCCGCGGAAGCCGCCGCACATGGACACGGTGCTGTCGCACGCGGAGTCCGGGCTGGTGCACCCGGACGAGCTGGACGAGGAGTTCGACACGTTCCCGACGAGCAAGCCCGGGGACGTGGTGCGGATGCGCTACGACCGGCTGCGCAGCGTGGCCGGGCGCGTGCAGACGGTGGTGGGCGACCTGGCCACGCAGGGGGAGAGAGCGCAGGCGCTGCTGAGCTGGAGGGACCCGAGGGCGACGGCCATCTTCATCATGCTGTCGCTGGTGGTGGCCGTGGTGCTGTACGTGACGCCCTTCCAGGTGGTGGCCGTGGTGCTGGGGCTGTACCTGCTGCGCCATCCGCGCTTCCGGAGCAAGCAGCCGTCGGTGCCATTCAACTTCTACAAGAGGCTTCCGGCCAAGTCCGACATGCTGCTCTAG